The sequence below is a genomic window from Phycisphaerales bacterium AB-hyl4.
GTCAACGTCCGCACCTCATCATCAAAGTCCGCCAGCTCCACCGCGTACGCGTACCGCTCAAACGGCTCATCAAACGCCCCGCTCACCTCACCGCGATCCCAGTCCCGCAGTGCAACAATCTCATCCACCTTCGACTGCGCCAGCGACACCGCCTCAAGCCGCTGCCGCGCCATGTCCCCCGCACCCATCCCCACCTGCAACG
It includes:
- a CDS encoding prepilin-type N-terminal cleavage/methylation domain-containing protein; protein product: MGFGGCSGGRGVVGGRGFTLVEVLAGLVLVAIVLPVAVRALQVGMGAGDMARQRLEAVSLAQSKVDEIVALRDWDRGEVSGAFDEPFERYAYAVELADFDDEVRTLTVVVTWERRGQAQALRLATLVDTSIEE